In Phormidium yuhuli AB48, one genomic interval encodes:
- a CDS encoding DICT sensory domain-containing protein, producing the protein MNVKTSVLEDLRQAQPQLRSQTYFKSSLIALSHAMEDQVLAGDSSPLVIATFQQERFYRLEANRYSRIAQATNQVYVLAAPESDFSNHSGQYETIAFNPDEPLSQEWNLVVLGRNYGTCLVCQEGDIPEGESRWLGQTQLEIDTARRFEGIWSFDRDVSCFVAGQLLKRIVHYRPELAEKIAQARRDYGINDRPPEPQVPITQEGLGMNPGPFAERLITYLQAGQYKLLKAYRSIAAQEEQERLVNSITTAIRQSLDPQEILKVAVGELGKALNVCRCLVYRCKETDATATIVHEYAAPGIQSLVGETWALVDNPLFQEAIERQSGVFLEDTDDPLNTRMESLARLLQQPNAQDWLNQQAQRWKIGAWLMMPILYRGKLLGILELHHCQGCPHHWSDDEVALVNTITIQMGTGLIQAETYAYLEDLNQQLEALERTRSNLIAITGHELRTPLSTIQICLESLASEPDMPAELQKVMLNTALVDAERLRELVQDFLTLSRFESGRVEWNLEPLSLDECIDLAMSGVKARYGGESLPELIVDIPPDLPLVQADGEWLVQVLGKLLDNACKFTPGGGSITIRATPMGYRLLKVTVADTGRGIEPARVEDIFERFYQEEGALRRTTGGTGLGLAICRQAIQRWGGQVWAESEGKDCGSRFHFTIPTEDEATPRGASSTAVKGLSAPPKSRRSR; encoded by the coding sequence ATGAATGTCAAAACGTCCGTTTTGGAGGACTTGCGGCAAGCGCAGCCTCAACTGCGATCGCAAACTTACTTCAAATCGTCCCTCATCGCCCTCTCCCACGCCATGGAGGATCAGGTCTTAGCGGGAGACAGTTCCCCGCTGGTGATCGCGACCTTCCAACAGGAACGCTTCTATCGTCTTGAAGCGAATCGATACAGTCGCATCGCCCAAGCCACGAACCAGGTTTACGTCTTGGCTGCCCCTGAAAGTGATTTCAGCAATCATTCCGGCCAGTATGAAACCATCGCCTTCAACCCCGACGAACCCCTAAGCCAAGAATGGAACCTCGTGGTTCTCGGTCGTAACTATGGAACCTGTCTCGTCTGTCAAGAAGGGGACATTCCCGAAGGAGAAAGCCGCTGGCTGGGGCAAACCCAGCTAGAAATCGACACAGCGCGACGATTCGAGGGAATTTGGAGTTTTGACCGTGATGTTAGCTGTTTTGTAGCGGGACAGCTCCTCAAGCGAATTGTCCACTACCGCCCCGAACTCGCCGAGAAAATCGCCCAAGCCCGTCGCGATTACGGCATCAATGACCGTCCTCCTGAACCCCAAGTTCCCATAACTCAGGAGGGTTTAGGGATGAACCCCGGTCCCTTCGCCGAGCGACTGATTACCTACCTACAAGCAGGACAATACAAACTCCTCAAAGCCTATCGCTCCATTGCCGCTCAAGAAGAACAAGAGCGACTGGTGAATTCCATCACCACCGCCATTCGCCAATCCCTAGACCCCCAGGAAATCCTCAAAGTGGCTGTCGGAGAATTAGGCAAGGCCTTAAATGTCTGCCGTTGTCTCGTCTACCGCTGCAAGGAAACCGACGCTACAGCCACCATCGTCCATGAGTATGCGGCTCCTGGTATTCAGTCCTTAGTCGGTGAGACCTGGGCCCTCGTGGATAACCCCTTATTTCAAGAAGCCATTGAACGGCAATCGGGAGTGTTTCTAGAGGACACGGACGACCCCCTCAATACCCGTATGGAGAGCCTTGCCAGGCTACTTCAACAGCCAAATGCCCAAGATTGGCTCAACCAACAGGCTCAACGCTGGAAAATCGGGGCTTGGCTGATGATGCCGATTCTCTACCGGGGTAAACTCCTAGGAATTTTGGAGTTGCACCACTGTCAAGGATGCCCCCATCATTGGTCAGATGATGAGGTGGCTCTCGTCAACACCATCACCATTCAGATGGGGACCGGTTTAATTCAAGCAGAAACTTACGCTTACCTCGAAGACCTCAATCAACAACTCGAAGCCCTAGAACGGACTCGCAGTAACCTGATTGCCATCACCGGCCATGAGTTACGCACCCCCCTCTCGACTATTCAGATTTGCTTAGAAAGTCTAGCCAGCGAGCCAGATATGCCCGCTGAGTTACAGAAAGTCATGCTCAACACTGCCCTCGTCGATGCTGAACGACTGCGGGAACTGGTGCAAGACTTCCTCACCCTCTCTCGCTTTGAAAGTGGCCGGGTGGAGTGGAATTTAGAACCGCTCTCGTTAGACGAATGTATCGATTTGGCCATGAGTGGGGTCAAGGCTCGTTACGGCGGCGAATCACTGCCAGAGTTGATTGTGGATATTCCCCCAGATTTACCCCTCGTTCAGGCCGATGGAGAATGGCTAGTGCAAGTGCTGGGCAAACTCCTTGATAATGCCTGTAAGTTCACCCCCGGCGGCGGCTCAATTACTATCCGGGCTACCCCCATGGGCTATCGCTTGCTGAAAGTGACCGTAGCCGATACCGGACGCGGTATTGAACCGGCACGAGTGGAGGACATTTTCGAGCGGTTTTATCAGGAAGAAGGGGCCCTACGGCGTACCACTGGGGGAACCGGCTTAGGCTTAGCCATCTGTCGTCAAGCGATTCAACGCTGGGGCGGACAAGTTTGGGCGGAATCGGAAGGCAAAGATTGCGGCAGCCGCTTTCATTTCACGATTCCCACGGAAGACGAAGCCACCCCACGGGGGGCCTCATCCACCGCCGTCAAAGGTCTCTCTGCCCCGCCTAAATCCCGGCGATCGCGTTAA
- the trpE gene encoding anthranilate synthase component I gives MIFPDLEQFRKLAKTGNFVPVYQEWVADLDTPVSAWYKVCAGQPYSFLLESVEGGERIGRYSFLGCNPLWVLETHGSQTLQHHRDGRVDRFEGNPFDIVEDCLNPYQPVKLPELPSGIGGLFGFWGYELIHWIEPRVPVHPPQEEDLPDGVWMQVDNLLVFDQVKRKIWAIAYADLRDPEVDVDAAYSQACDRVSALVDKLQHPLSSEETMLEWTPPHLNEDQPLATRSNTGREQFCESVRQAKDYIKAGDIFQVVISQRLSAEFKGDPFSLYRSIRLINPSPYMAYFNFKSWQAIGSSPEVMVKADRLDDGTRLATVRPIAGTRPRGKTAREDAELAADLLADPKEVAEHVMLVDLGRNDLGRVCEQGSVTVDELMVVERYSHVMHIVSNVVGKLAPSKSAWDLLKACFPAGTVSGAPKIRAMEIIAELEPSRRGPYSGVYGYYDFEGQLNTAIAIRTAIVNANEFGGHTVSVQAGAGLVADSDPEKEYQETLNKARGLLVAIRALMG, from the coding sequence GTGATATTTCCTGATTTAGAGCAATTTCGTAAACTGGCAAAAACGGGAAATTTTGTCCCGGTCTATCAGGAGTGGGTGGCGGACTTGGATACCCCCGTGTCGGCCTGGTATAAAGTCTGTGCCGGTCAACCCTATAGCTTTTTGCTGGAGTCAGTCGAAGGGGGAGAACGCATTGGCCGCTATAGTTTTTTGGGCTGCAATCCCCTCTGGGTGCTGGAAACCCATGGTTCGCAAACCCTGCAACATCATCGCGATGGCCGGGTTGATCGCTTTGAGGGCAATCCCTTTGACATTGTCGAGGACTGTCTGAACCCCTATCAGCCGGTGAAGTTGCCGGAACTCCCCTCGGGAATTGGGGGACTGTTTGGCTTTTGGGGCTATGAGTTAATTCATTGGATTGAACCTCGTGTTCCGGTGCATCCGCCTCAGGAGGAGGATTTACCCGATGGGGTTTGGATGCAGGTGGATAACCTGTTGGTGTTCGATCAGGTGAAACGCAAGATTTGGGCGATCGCCTATGCGGATTTACGGGACCCTGAGGTGGATGTAGACGCCGCCTACTCCCAGGCCTGCGATCGCGTCTCGGCTTTGGTGGATAAGTTACAACATCCCCTCAGCAGTGAGGAGACCATGCTGGAATGGACCCCGCCTCATCTGAATGAGGATCAGCCCCTAGCTACACGCAGCAATACGGGCCGGGAGCAGTTCTGTGAGAGTGTCCGTCAGGCGAAAGACTATATTAAAGCGGGGGATATTTTCCAAGTGGTCATCTCCCAGCGGTTATCGGCCGAGTTTAAGGGGGACCCCTTCTCCCTCTATCGCTCAATTCGCCTGATTAACCCCTCCCCCTATATGGCCTATTTCAACTTTAAGTCTTGGCAGGCGATCGGTTCGAGTCCTGAGGTGATGGTCAAAGCCGATCGCCTCGACGACGGAACCCGCCTGGCGACGGTACGGCCCATCGCCGGAACACGTCCGCGAGGGAAGACGGCCCGGGAGGATGCAGAACTGGCGGCGGATTTATTGGCAGACCCCAAGGAAGTGGCGGAACACGTCATGTTGGTGGATTTGGGGCGTAATGATTTGGGCCGCGTCTGTGAACAAGGGAGTGTTACTGTTGATGAGTTGATGGTGGTGGAACGCTACTCCCATGTGATGCACATTGTCAGTAATGTGGTGGGAAAACTGGCTCCCTCGAAATCGGCCTGGGATTTGTTAAAAGCCTGTTTCCCCGCCGGAACCGTCAGCGGTGCGCCTAAAATTCGCGCCATGGAGATTATCGCGGAGTTAGAACCCAGTCGCCGGGGTCCTTATTCTGGAGTCTATGGTTATTATGATTTTGAAGGACAGTTGAATACGGCGATCGCGATTCGCACGGCGATCGTCAATGCCAACGAGTTCGGTGGACATACGGTCTCGGTACAAGCGGGTGCGGGATTAGTCGCCGATTCTGACCCCGAGAAGGAGTATCAAGAGACCTTAAATAAAGCGCGAGGCCTATTAGTTGCCATTCGTGCCCTCATGGGTTAA
- a CDS encoding FmdB family zinc ribbon protein → MPLYEYRCPECGEFEAWRTIANRDQAPACPDCDGPSARIFAAPMVNLNTGNLGRFTGNSEPKLVTRQREANQPRYQPSRCDRPWMLGHAKY, encoded by the coding sequence ATGCCCCTCTACGAATATCGCTGCCCTGAATGTGGGGAGTTTGAGGCCTGGCGCACCATCGCCAATCGCGACCAAGCCCCCGCCTGTCCTGACTGTGATGGCCCCTCGGCCCGAATTTTTGCCGCCCCAATGGTAAATCTGAATACGGGCAATCTGGGTCGCTTTACGGGCAATTCAGAACCCAAATTGGTGACGCGACAGCGGGAAGCGAATCAACCTCGCTATCAACCCTCCCGCTGCGATCGCCCTTGGATGTTAGGCCACGCCAAGTATTAG
- a CDS encoding photosystem I reaction center subunit II PsaD, giving the protein MAEELTGKTPIFGGSTGGLLSAAEREEKYAITWSSPKQQVFEMPTGGAAIMHEGDNLLYLARKEQCLALGTQLRTKFKPKLEDFKIYRIFPNGEMEYLHPKDGVFPEKVNEGRPMVNTIDRSIGKNPEPAKLKFSGKQPYTA; this is encoded by the coding sequence ATGGCAGAAGAACTGACTGGAAAAACTCCGATTTTTGGTGGCAGCACCGGCGGTTTGCTTTCCGCAGCCGAACGTGAAGAAAAGTATGCTATCACCTGGAGCAGCCCCAAACAGCAAGTGTTTGAGATGCCCACCGGTGGCGCAGCTATCATGCACGAAGGTGACAACCTCTTGTACTTGGCCCGTAAGGAACAGTGTCTGGCCCTGGGAACCCAACTGCGGACGAAGTTCAAGCCGAAACTGGAAGATTTTAAAATCTATCGGATTTTCCCCAACGGTGAAATGGAATACCTGCATCCCAAAGATGGTGTGTTCCCCGAGAAAGTGAACGAAGGTCGTCCCATGGTCAACACCATCGATCGCAGTATCGGCAAAAACCCCGAACCCGCCAAACTCAAGTTCAGCGGTAAGCAGCCCTACACGGCCTAA
- a CDS encoding DNA adenine methylase — protein sequence MTSPEKAIASSSQVHSLVPPLKWAGGKRWLVDRLTPYWDEIQPQRLVEPFCGGLAIALGVSPQQALLNDINPHLINFYHQIQQGLSCNIRMENQADCYYQNRTEFNHLIECQQAQTAEAAQLFYYLNRTGFNGLCRFNRRGLFNVPFGRYKKINYKTDFQEYQPLFRRWTFTQGDFAALAIEAGDFIYADPPYDVEFRQYSSGGFDWSDQERLAKWLGEQSVPVIASNQATERILALYKYHGFKVDTVVAPRRISCNGDRRPAQEMLAFKGF from the coding sequence ATGACCTCTCCTGAAAAAGCCATCGCTTCTAGTTCTCAAGTACACTCATTAGTCCCTCCCCTCAAATGGGCTGGAGGGAAGCGTTGGTTAGTGGACCGGTTAACGCCCTATTGGGATGAAATACAGCCCCAGCGGTTAGTTGAGCCATTTTGTGGAGGCTTGGCGATCGCCCTCGGCGTATCTCCGCAACAGGCATTGTTGAATGATATCAATCCCCATCTCATTAACTTTTACCACCAGATTCAACAGGGGCTAAGCTGCAATATAAGAATGGAAAATCAGGCGGATTGCTACTATCAAAATCGAACTGAGTTTAATCATCTAATTGAATGCCAACAGGCACAAACTGCTGAAGCCGCACAACTGTTTTACTATTTGAACCGCACCGGATTTAATGGTCTCTGCCGCTTCAACCGTCGCGGGCTGTTTAATGTACCGTTTGGACGATATAAAAAGATAAACTATAAAACAGATTTCCAGGAGTACCAACCCCTATTCCGCCGCTGGACATTTACCCAGGGAGATTTTGCCGCCTTAGCCATTGAGGCGGGGGATTTCATCTATGCCGATCCGCCCTACGACGTGGAATTTCGCCAGTATTCCAGTGGTGGGTTTGACTGGAGTGATCAAGAACGTCTCGCCAAGTGGTTGGGGGAGCAATCGGTGCCGGTCATTGCCTCAAATCAGGCAACAGAGAGGATTTTAGCCTTGTATAAGTATCACGGCTTCAAGGTAGACACTGTGGTGGCCCCCCGTCGGATTAGCTGCAATGGCGATCGTCGTCCCGCCCAAGAAATGTTAGCGTTCAAAGGGTTTTAG
- the bioF gene encoding 8-amino-7-oxononanoate synthase: MSSYSWIERSLTTIHKANWYRQVQPISGRGGVEVNLNGTPAINFASNDYLGLAGDERLIEAAIAATREYGTGSTGSRLLSGHRPLHRQLEEAIARLKQTDDAIVFSSGYLANLGTLTALVGPRDVIFADAYNHASLRQGSLLSGATVRDYPHRDVDSLRQQLQQQRPQFRRGLIVSDGVFSMDGDLCPLPQLLDLAEEYDCMLLVDDAHGTGVLGSRGAGTVDYFKAGDRPLVQMGTLSKALGSLGGYVAGDAALIDYLRNRAPTWIYTTGLSPADTAAALAAIAIVEQEPQRREQLRQHQAYLKKKLLNILPQKSQLLPSESPILCIQVKDAAHVMASGQALREAGLFVCAVRPPTVPTSRLRITLMASHESQHLDRLGEALHSLVL, translated from the coding sequence ATGAGTTCCTATTCTTGGATTGAGCGATCGCTCACCACTATCCATAAGGCCAATTGGTATCGACAGGTTCAGCCGATTTCTGGACGAGGAGGGGTCGAGGTTAATCTCAATGGAACCCCGGCCATCAACTTTGCCAGTAATGACTATCTTGGCTTGGCGGGGGATGAACGGCTGATTGAGGCCGCGATCGCCGCCACGCGGGAGTATGGCACCGGGAGTACCGGCTCACGGTTGTTGAGTGGTCATCGCCCCCTGCATCGGCAGTTAGAAGAGGCGATCGCCCGGTTGAAACAGACGGACGATGCGATCGTCTTTAGTTCGGGTTATCTCGCCAATTTGGGAACTCTAACCGCCCTAGTGGGACCTCGGGATGTCATTTTTGCCGATGCCTATAATCACGCCAGCTTACGCCAAGGGAGTCTCCTCTCCGGTGCCACGGTGCGGGACTATCCCCATCGGGATGTAGACAGCTTGCGACAACAGTTACAGCAACAGCGACCTCAGTTCCGACGAGGACTAATTGTGAGCGATGGGGTGTTCAGTATGGATGGAGACCTCTGCCCCCTGCCGCAACTGCTGGATTTAGCCGAGGAGTATGATTGTATGCTCCTTGTTGATGATGCCCATGGGACGGGGGTGCTGGGGTCTCGGGGAGCGGGAACTGTCGATTATTTTAAGGCGGGCGATCGCCCCTTGGTTCAGATGGGAACCCTGAGTAAAGCCCTGGGGAGCCTCGGGGGCTATGTCGCCGGTGACGCGGCCCTAATTGACTATCTCCGCAACCGCGCCCCTACTTGGATTTATACCACCGGACTCTCCCCCGCCGACACCGCTGCCGCCCTGGCTGCGATCGCCATCGTGGAGCAGGAACCTCAACGCCGAGAACAACTGCGGCAGCATCAGGCGTATCTCAAAAAAAAATTGCTTAACATACTTCCGCAAAAAAGTCAACTCCTGCCCAGCGAATCGCCCATCCTCTGTATTCAAGTCAAGGATGCTGCTCATGTTATGGCCTCAGGGCAGGCCTTGCGAGAGGCCGGACTGTTTGTCTGCGCCGTGCGTCCGCCCACCGTTCCCACCAGTCGTTTACGAATCACCCTCATGGCCAGCCATGAATCCCAGCATCTCGATCGCCTAGGTGAGGCTCTACACAGTCTAGTCCTGTGA
- a CDS encoding single-stranded DNA-binding protein — MTLNVITLVGRVGTDPDVKYFESGAVVCNLTLAVNRPTNKTDKPDWFNLQLWNRQAETAANYVRKGSLIGVKGSLKFEHWQDRNTNVPRSKPVISVDRLELLGSKGDRDTSGLDTFEDDEF, encoded by the coding sequence ATGACGCTCAACGTAATCACTCTGGTGGGTCGGGTGGGAACAGATCCCGACGTCAAGTATTTTGAATCAGGCGCCGTCGTCTGTAATCTGACTTTGGCGGTGAATCGCCCGACCAACAAAACGGATAAGCCGGATTGGTTTAATTTGCAATTATGGAATAGGCAAGCTGAGACCGCCGCAAATTATGTCCGTAAGGGCAGTTTGATTGGGGTTAAGGGATCCTTGAAGTTCGAGCATTGGCAAGACCGCAATACTAATGTTCCTCGCTCTAAACCGGTGATTAGCGTCGATCGCCTCGAACTCCTGGGGTCCAAAGGCGATCGGGATACGTCTGGACTTGATACCTTTGAAGATGATGAGTTCTAA
- the fmdA gene encoding formamidase, with protein MPETLFKVDLTKPMNEQELPGHNRWHPDIPAVVSVNPGDVFRIECKDWTDGQIKNNDDPSDIRDVNLNVVHVLSGPIHVNGAEPGDILVVDILDIGALAGDEWGFTGIFARNNGGGFLTDHFPEAAKAIWDLQGIYTQSRHIPGVRFAGITHPGLIGCAPSHELLAEWNRREKALVDKGGPAWKPEIPPLAALPNPENAILGTLPASEFDRVAAEAARTVPPREHGGNCDIKNLSRGSRIYFPVYVDGAKLSMGDIHFSQGDGEISFCGAIEMSGYIDLHVDIIKGGVEKYSMVNPIFKPGPVEPHYSEYLIFEGISVDEFSGEQYYLDAHVSYRRACLNAIEYLKKFGFTGEQAYLLLSCAPVEGRISGIVDIPNACCTLALPTAIFDQDILPH; from the coding sequence ATGCCCGAAACTCTCTTTAAAGTCGATTTAACCAAGCCAATGAATGAACAGGAATTGCCCGGTCATAACCGCTGGCATCCTGACATTCCTGCCGTCGTCTCCGTCAATCCCGGTGATGTCTTTCGCATCGAATGTAAAGACTGGACCGATGGACAAATTAAAAATAACGATGACCCCAGCGACATTCGCGATGTCAATTTAAACGTTGTTCATGTCCTCAGTGGTCCGATTCATGTCAACGGCGCAGAACCGGGAGATATCCTCGTCGTTGATATCCTAGATATCGGGGCCTTAGCGGGAGATGAATGGGGCTTTACCGGTATCTTTGCCCGCAACAATGGCGGTGGGTTTCTAACCGACCATTTCCCCGAAGCCGCTAAAGCCATTTGGGATTTACAGGGAATTTACACCCAGTCTCGCCATATTCCTGGGGTTCGTTTCGCCGGAATTACCCACCCCGGCTTAATCGGCTGCGCCCCCTCCCACGAACTCCTCGCGGAATGGAATCGCCGGGAAAAAGCCCTCGTTGACAAAGGGGGCCCAGCCTGGAAGCCAGAGATTCCGCCCCTGGCTGCCCTTCCCAACCCCGAAAATGCGATCCTAGGGACCCTTCCCGCCTCAGAGTTTGACCGGGTTGCGGCGGAAGCGGCGCGAACCGTTCCTCCTCGGGAACATGGAGGAAACTGTGATATCAAAAATCTCTCGCGGGGGTCTCGGATTTACTTCCCGGTTTATGTGGATGGTGCCAAACTCTCCATGGGGGATATTCACTTTTCTCAGGGAGATGGGGAAATTTCCTTCTGTGGTGCCATTGAGATGTCGGGCTATATTGATCTCCATGTGGATATCATTAAGGGCGGGGTTGAGAAGTACAGCATGGTTAACCCCATTTTTAAACCCGGTCCCGTGGAACCTCACTATTCCGAGTATCTCATTTTTGAAGGAATTTCCGTAGATGAGTTTTCGGGAGAACAGTATTATTTAGATGCCCATGTCTCCTATCGCCGGGCTTGTTTGAATGCCATTGAATACCTGAAGAAATTTGGCTTTACCGGGGAACAAGCCTATCTCCTCCTCAGTTGCGCCCCGGTGGAAGGTCGCATTAGTGGCATTGTGGATATTCCCAATGCCTGCTGCACCCTGGCCCTGCCCACGGCGATTTTTGACCAAGATATCCTACCCCATTAA
- a CDS encoding GUN4 domain-containing protein, protein MSPCPICGTDCQEDWLSCPRCGWDVTPESRGAIAENPSHLYWGRSLWQRLDQEVTLNRRLAMLEQRLFDLEQRQQMLTWPTQPSDSDWLYSPLATYLSQQNWREADGWTWQRILEVAQVGERLWLEPEEIANFPQQELQALDELWYSYSQGALGWSVQADIWWESAGQYSQFCDRVGWRSQGTWLYYDDLYSQGDAPRGHFPILPWRKRSCYGVGGFTAAELLDHWMARFPPSHDGGI, encoded by the coding sequence ATGTCTCCCTGTCCCATCTGTGGAACTGATTGTCAGGAGGACTGGCTGAGTTGTCCCCGTTGTGGCTGGGACGTGACCCCGGAGTCCCGAGGGGCGATCGCCGAAAACCCCAGCCATCTCTACTGGGGGCGATCGCTCTGGCAACGGCTAGACCAAGAGGTTACCCTCAATCGACGCTTGGCAATGCTGGAACAACGGTTGTTTGACTTGGAACAACGTCAGCAGATGTTGACCTGGCCAACGCAACCCTCAGACTCTGACTGGCTCTATTCTCCTTTAGCGACCTATCTCTCGCAACAGAATTGGCGAGAGGCAGATGGCTGGACTTGGCAACGGATTTTGGAGGTGGCTCAGGTGGGGGAACGCCTCTGGTTAGAACCCGAGGAGATTGCTAATTTTCCTCAGCAGGAGTTACAGGCCTTAGATGAGTTGTGGTACAGCTATAGCCAGGGCGCTCTCGGGTGGTCGGTGCAGGCTGACATTTGGTGGGAGAGTGCTGGCCAGTACAGTCAGTTCTGCGATCGCGTTGGTTGGCGATCGCAGGGCACTTGGCTCTATTACGATGACTTGTACAGTCAGGGGGATGCACCTCGGGGTCATTTTCCCATTCTTCCCTGGCGTAAACGGTCTTGTTACGGCGTGGGAGGGTTTACCGCCGCCGAGCTTCTAGATCACTGGATGGCCCGTTTCCCCCCGAGCCATGATGGGGGGATTTAA
- the hemH gene encoding ferrochelatase, producing MGRVGVLLLNLGGPDKLEDVRPFLYNLFSDPEIIRLPFSWLQKPLAWMISSLRTQKSQENYQQIGGGSPLRRITEEQARALEATLKQRGHETQVYVGMRYWNPFTEEAIAQLKRDQLEKLVILPLYPQFSISTSGSSFRLLEKLWNEDEQLQKLDYTVIPSWYDRPGYLNAMADLIARELDRLPNPDDAHIFFSAHGVPRSYVEEAGDPYQEEIEKCTEGIMQTLNRSNQYTLAYQSRVGPVEWLQPYTEDAIENLAEEGVGTLVVVPISFVSEHIETLQEIDMEYREIAQEAGIEHFHRVPALNTHPMFIEDLADLVEEATKAPSLSFDGVMHPPKKTKFYPQERWEWGLTASAETWNGRLAMLGFLALMAELITGYGPLHFVGLL from the coding sequence ATGGGTCGCGTTGGCGTTCTTCTGCTGAACTTGGGAGGTCCGGACAAGCTCGAAGATGTCCGACCATTCCTCTACAACCTATTCTCCGATCCCGAAATTATCCGCCTGCCCTTCTCATGGTTGCAGAAGCCTCTCGCATGGATGATTTCAAGCCTGAGAACTCAGAAATCTCAGGAAAACTACCAACAAATTGGGGGTGGATCTCCCCTGCGGCGAATTACAGAAGAGCAGGCCCGGGCCCTAGAAGCGACGTTAAAGCAGCGCGGCCATGAGACTCAGGTCTATGTGGGGATGCGCTACTGGAATCCCTTTACCGAGGAGGCGATCGCCCAACTCAAGCGCGACCAACTGGAAAAGCTGGTCATTCTGCCCCTCTATCCCCAGTTTTCCATTAGTACCAGTGGCTCCAGCTTCCGACTCCTAGAAAAACTCTGGAACGAAGACGAGCAACTGCAAAAACTCGATTATACCGTCATTCCCTCCTGGTACGATCGCCCCGGCTATCTTAACGCCATGGCCGACCTCATCGCCCGGGAACTCGACCGACTCCCCAACCCCGACGACGCCCATATTTTCTTCAGCGCCCATGGGGTTCCCCGTAGCTATGTTGAGGAAGCCGGAGACCCCTACCAAGAGGAAATCGAGAAATGCACCGAGGGGATTATGCAAACCCTCAATCGCTCCAACCAGTACACCCTCGCCTATCAAAGTCGAGTCGGTCCAGTGGAGTGGCTGCAACCCTACACCGAGGATGCGATCGAAAATCTGGCCGAGGAGGGCGTGGGAACCCTCGTCGTCGTCCCCATCAGCTTTGTCTCAGAACATATTGAAACCCTGCAAGAAATCGATATGGAATATCGAGAAATTGCCCAAGAGGCGGGGATTGAACATTTCCATCGTGTTCCCGCTCTCAACACCCATCCTATGTTTATCGAAGACCTCGCGGATTTAGTGGAAGAAGCCACAAAAGCCCCCAGTCTCAGCTTCGATGGTGTGATGCACCCCCCCAAGAAGACCAAGTTCTATCCTCAAGAACGTTGGGAATGGGGGTTAACCGCTTCCGCAGAAACCTGGAATGGTCGTCTGGCGATGTTAGGCTTTTTGGCCTTGATGGCAGAGTTAATCACCGGCTATGGCCCTCTCCACTTCGTCGGTTTACTCTAA
- a CDS encoding MAPEG family protein: MLSYPWTALVTVAALILYFVVTLNVGRARFKYNVSPPAISGNPDFERVFRVQQNTVEQIVLFIPALWVFSLFVSQIWGAALGAVWVIGRILFAWGYYQAPEKRAAGFGISSLVTIALLLGSLIGVGLTLYQTF, from the coding sequence ATGCTCTCATACCCCTGGACCGCCCTGGTCACCGTCGCCGCCCTGATTCTCTATTTTGTCGTGACTCTGAATGTCGGACGAGCCAGATTCAAATATAATGTCTCTCCCCCAGCTATCTCAGGCAATCCCGATTTTGAGCGAGTGTTTCGGGTGCAGCAGAACACGGTAGAACAGATTGTCTTGTTTATTCCGGCCCTGTGGGTGTTTTCCCTGTTTGTGAGTCAAATCTGGGGGGCCGCTTTAGGGGCGGTCTGGGTTATCGGTCGTATTCTCTTTGCTTGGGGCTATTATCAAGCGCCGGAAAAACGGGCCGCCGGGTTTGGGATTAGTTCCTTGGTGACCATCGCCTTGTTACTGGGGTCTTTGATTGGGGTAGGTTTGACTCTCTATCAAACCTTCTAG